Proteins encoded together in one Candidatus Sulfotelmatobacter sp. window:
- a CDS encoding MarR family transcriptional regulator encodes MARKKSSPIPVRSAPSQDLMGRELSDAVVFFHEAVAAHLGMNAAEWKCLGLLERHGASTATRLAELSGFTTGAITGIVDRLERAGYVRRQAHPTDRRSVIVQPLPVKGLKERIVPVFHSLGQAMAEVTRRYSGPELVAIARFFTDTTAVLRNETAKLKHSKNRGGES; translated from the coding sequence ATGGCAAGGAAAAAATCGTCGCCGATTCCAGTTCGTTCCGCACCCTCGCAGGATTTAATGGGCCGCGAACTCAGCGATGCGGTCGTGTTTTTTCACGAAGCCGTGGCCGCCCATCTGGGAATGAACGCGGCGGAATGGAAGTGCCTCGGGCTGCTGGAGCGGCACGGCGCCTCGACCGCCACCCGCTTGGCCGAGTTGTCGGGATTCACCACGGGAGCGATCACCGGCATCGTCGATCGACTGGAGCGGGCCGGCTATGTTCGCCGTCAGGCTCATCCCACCGACCGGCGCAGCGTGATCGTCCAACCGCTCCCGGTGAAAGGACTGAAGGAGAGGATTGTACCTGTGTTTCACTCACTCGGCCAGGCGATGGCGGAAGTGACAAGGCGTTACAGTGGGCCCGAATTAGTTGCAATCGCAAGATTCTTCACCGACACGACCGCCGTGCTGCGGAATGAGACTGCAAAACTGAAACACTCGAAAAATCGAGGTGGAGAAAGTTGA
- a CDS encoding alpha/beta fold hydrolase has protein sequence MNNSPEDIAQVQRGMASRPDSVEILKTINVPTLLITGDEDAMTGVNEAELMRQHISGSQLRVISKAGHYSPWEQPEAVGKVLRQFLDSVSR, from the coding sequence TTGAATAATTCTCCGGAAGATATCGCCCAAGTGCAGCGCGGCATGGCCTCCCGCCCCGACTCGGTCGAAATCTTAAAGACGATCAACGTTCCCACGTTGCTGATTACCGGCGACGAAGACGCAATGACCGGAGTCAACGAAGCCGAACTCATGCGCCAACATATTTCCGGCAGCCAGCTCCGTGTCATTTCAAAAGCCGGGCACTACTCGCCCTGGGAGCAGCCCGAAGCCGTCGGCAAGGTTCTGCGCCAGTTCCTGGATTCAGTCAGCAGGTAA
- a CDS encoding DNA-binding protein, with the protein MPIARLNREKLQELADSRLEEASVLLQSRHWTGAYYLTGLGVECALKACLARAVQQYDFPDKSFINRAYTHKLEELAKLDAGLWFELGTEMSADLKLGSNWNTVWQWNDENRYEVVDQQDAMSLYAAATEPGSGVMEWIRRRW; encoded by the coding sequence GTGCCCATCGCGCGATTGAACCGTGAAAAGCTGCAAGAGCTGGCTGATAGCAGGCTCGAAGAAGCTAGCGTGCTGCTTCAGTCCAGGCACTGGACCGGCGCCTATTACTTGACCGGCCTGGGTGTGGAGTGCGCGCTAAAGGCGTGTTTGGCGCGTGCAGTGCAACAATATGACTTCCCCGACAAAAGCTTTATCAACAGGGCATATACCCATAAACTTGAAGAGTTGGCAAAACTTGATGCCGGATTGTGGTTTGAGTTGGGCACGGAAATGAGCGCTGACCTCAAACTTGGCAGCAATTGGAACACGGTTTGGCAATGGAACGACGAGAACCGCTATGAGGTAGTTGATCAGCAGGATGCCATGTCCCTCTACGCGGCGGCTACCGAACCGGGTTCGGGCGTGATGGAATGGATCAGACGGAGGTGGTAA